The following coding sequences lie in one Deltaproteobacteria bacterium genomic window:
- the mpl gene encoding UDP-N-acetylmuramate:L-alanyl-gamma-D-glutamyl-meso-diaminopimelate ligase: MRPEIPSIESIRHVHLVAICGTAMGSLACMLVDRGFRVTGSDTDAYPPMSDQLRAAGIEVQKGFAPEHVLSDRPDLVVIGNAVRRENPEARAAIDSGLPYVSFCDAIHHFFLRGKHSVVITGTHGKTTTTSIVAWMLTHAGRDPSALIGGVFANFGGSFRLGEGREFVIEGDEYDTAFFDKTPKFLHYDARTLLVTSVEFDHADIYASLEQIQDAFRALVAQVPSDGVIIAASDADSVREVLAGARARVESYGFRDGAVWRVSDVAFDPEGTQFTVWRRDERVARVRMPMHGRHNVENVLGAIAVCANLGLEPELAARAMTEFRGVKRRQELRGEAAGMAVIDDFAHHPTAVRETIAAIRSRYPDRKLWAILEPRTNTSRRRFFESDFADALATADEVILAGVFRSDALAEDERMRPEKVIERIRAAGKPASYQAEVDEIIEHLVRKRTGRDVALVMSNGGFGGIWERLLARLRQG; the protein is encoded by the coding sequence TTGCGGCCTGAGATCCCCTCGATCGAGAGCATCCGGCACGTGCATCTGGTCGCGATCTGCGGCACGGCGATGGGGTCGCTCGCCTGCATGCTGGTCGACCGGGGCTTTCGCGTCACCGGAAGCGACACCGACGCGTACCCGCCGATGAGCGATCAGCTGCGCGCGGCCGGGATCGAAGTGCAGAAGGGCTTCGCGCCCGAGCACGTGCTCTCGGACCGCCCGGACCTGGTGGTGATCGGCAACGCCGTGCGGCGCGAGAACCCCGAGGCGCGCGCCGCGATCGACTCTGGCCTTCCGTACGTCTCGTTCTGCGACGCGATCCACCACTTCTTCCTGCGCGGCAAGCACAGCGTGGTGATCACGGGCACGCACGGGAAGACCACGACCACGAGCATCGTGGCCTGGATGCTGACCCACGCGGGGCGCGACCCCTCGGCGCTGATCGGCGGCGTGTTCGCGAATTTCGGCGGCAGCTTCCGGCTCGGCGAGGGGCGCGAGTTCGTGATCGAGGGCGACGAGTACGACACGGCGTTCTTCGACAAGACGCCGAAGTTCCTGCACTACGACGCGCGCACGTTGCTCGTGACATCGGTCGAGTTCGACCACGCCGACATCTACGCGTCGCTCGAGCAGATCCAGGACGCCTTCCGCGCGCTGGTCGCGCAGGTTCCCTCCGACGGCGTGATCATCGCCGCGAGCGACGCCGACTCCGTCCGCGAGGTGCTCGCCGGCGCAAGAGCGAGAGTCGAGAGCTACGGATTCCGCGACGGCGCCGTCTGGCGCGTCTCGGACGTCGCGTTCGATCCCGAGGGCACGCAGTTCACCGTCTGGCGCCGCGACGAGCGCGTCGCGCGCGTGCGAATGCCGATGCACGGCCGCCACAACGTCGAGAACGTGCTCGGCGCGATCGCGGTCTGCGCGAATCTGGGCCTCGAGCCGGAGCTCGCCGCGCGCGCGATGACCGAGTTCCGCGGCGTGAAGCGCCGGCAGGAGCTCCGCGGCGAGGCCGCCGGAATGGCCGTGATCGACGACTTCGCGCACCACCCGACGGCGGTTCGCGAGACGATCGCGGCGATCCGCTCGCGCTATCCCGACCGCAAGCTCTGGGCGATCCTCGAGCCGCGCACGAACACGAGCCGCCGCCGCTTCTTCGAGAGCGACTTCGCCGACGCGCTCGCGACCGCCGACGAGGTGATCCTCGCCGGCGTGTTCCGCTCCGACGCGCTCGCCGAGGACGAGCGCATGCGCCCCGAGAAGGTGATCGAGCGCATCCGCGCCGCCGGCAAGCCCGCCAGCTACCAGGCCGAGGTCGACGAGATCATCGAGCACCTGGTCCGGAAGCGGACCGGCCGTGACGTCGCGCTCGTGATGTCCAACGGCGGCTTCGGCGGAATCTGGGAGCGACTGCTCGCGCGGCTGCGGCAGGGCTAG
- a CDS encoding GFA family protein, with amino-acid sequence MANQARKTVCFCGAVQLELDGEPAVQAFCHCSSCRGWLGAPIHAATLWPAASVRVVKGADDLGLIKRTEASHRQFCKSCGSPVLVRHPAIGMVDVPAGTIGGFAFKPTLHVHYGEKVLAVRDGLPKFRDFPKDFGGSGETVAE; translated from the coding sequence ATGGCGAATCAGGCACGCAAGACCGTCTGCTTCTGCGGCGCGGTTCAGCTCGAGCTCGACGGCGAGCCCGCGGTCCAGGCGTTCTGCCACTGCAGCTCGTGTCGGGGCTGGCTCGGCGCGCCGATCCACGCCGCGACGCTCTGGCCCGCGGCGAGCGTCCGCGTCGTGAAGGGCGCGGACGACCTGGGCCTGATCAAGCGCACCGAGGCGAGTCACCGCCAGTTCTGCAAGAGCTGCGGCAGCCCGGTCCTGGTCCGGCACCCCGCGATCGGCATGGTGGACGTCCCCGCCGGCACGATCGGCGGATTCGCGTTCAAGCCAACGCTGCACGTCCACTACGGCGAGAAGGTGCTCGCGGTCCGCGACGGCCTGCCAAAATTCCGGGACTTCCCGAAGGACTTCGGCGGCTCGGGCGAGACCGTCGCCGAGTAG
- the efp gene encoding elongation factor P, with translation MLLLGSMARILRRGPSRAQARRLSSRPTTGDEPEMQANELRRGMNVMIDGRPFRVLESEIRSPGKGRAFIQVKLRSILDGTQREIKFSTADQVDEAAIESREMDYLYSDADGAIFMDTESYEQTSLSDEVLGEAKPWLAEGMKCWVETLDGRPIGITLPKSIEITVREAEATVKGQTAAKSSKPAVLENGVAIQVPSFVESGQRIRVDPAEKRYIERVK, from the coding sequence ATGCTCCTCCTCGGGTCGATGGCCCGGATTCTCCGTCGCGGCCCCTCGCGGGCGCAAGCCCGCCGGCTATCCTCCCGCCCCACGACGGGGGACGAGCCGGAGATGCAAGCCAACGAGCTGCGCCGCGGGATGAACGTGATGATCGACGGCCGGCCGTTCCGCGTGCTGGAGAGCGAGATACGCTCGCCGGGAAAGGGCCGCGCGTTCATCCAGGTGAAGCTGCGCAGCATCCTCGACGGCACCCAGCGCGAGATCAAGTTCTCGACCGCGGACCAGGTCGACGAGGCCGCGATCGAGTCGCGAGAGATGGACTATCTGTACTCCGACGCCGACGGCGCGATCTTCATGGACACCGAGAGCTACGAGCAGACGAGCCTGTCGGACGAGGTGCTCGGCGAAGCGAAGCCGTGGCTCGCCGAGGGAATGAAGTGCTGGGTCGAGACGCTCGACGGGCGCCCGATCGGAATCACGCTGCCGAAATCGATCGAGATCACCGTGCGCGAGGCCGAGGCCACCGTGAAGGGGCAGACCGCGGCGAAGTCGAGCAAGCCGGCGGTGCTCGAGAACGGCGTCGCGATCCAGGTCCCGTCGTTCGTCGAGTCCGGCCAGCGCATCCGCGTCGACCCGGCCGAGAAGCGCTACATCGAGCGGGTGAAGTAG
- the thiD gene encoding bifunctional hydroxymethylpyrimidine kinase/phosphomethylpyrimidine kinase has translation MGRRALRPRRLGPDLRGVRRRPGDQRTCPLLPARRAKRSDLHRRGRCGRRARHRLHPSRLELHRGRATRSPLRDHGRLARQAGLERLRSFRQLDRLLRARAVGTDPGLPDRVGGVLTTQLAAATALAIAGSDPTGGAGLQMDLQVFALHGVHGMAVPTALTVQTTRGVQRTLPVFPNIVGEQLTALLGDIRPAAIKLGMLASDDVLLRVANVLDGHDDIPRVVDPVLRASDGSYLLERRAWRSLVERLIAGARLVTPNLPEAETLTGESDPLRAAQAFLDAGAQAVLVKAGHGEGPADDLLATREGVTWLRGERIAGAPVHGTGCALSAAIAARLAHGEPLLDAVRGAKAFVARAIAGAQPLGKGAPILRLAVAEGYFTRSM, from the coding sequence ATGGGACGGCGAGCCTTACGTCCGCGACGTCTGGGTCCCGATCTTCGAGGAGTTCGGCGTCGACCTGGTGATCAGCGGACATGCCCACTGCTACCAGCGCGGCGCGCGAAACGGAGTGACCTACACCGTCGTGGGCGGTGCGGGCGGCGCGCTCGACACCGTCTTCATCCCTCCAGGCTGGAGCTTCATCGAGGTCGCGCGACCCGTTCACCACTTCGCGATCATGGACGTCTCGCCCGGCAGGCTGGTCTGGAACGCCTACGATCTTTCCGGCAGCTCGATCGACTCCTTCGAGCTCGCGCGGTCGGCACAGATCCCGGTCTTCCCGACCGGGTCGGAGGCGTTCTGACGACGCAGCTCGCGGCGGCGACCGCGCTAGCGATCGCGGGCTCCGACCCGACGGGTGGCGCCGGGCTGCAGATGGATCTGCAGGTCTTCGCGCTCCACGGCGTGCACGGAATGGCGGTCCCGACTGCGCTCACGGTGCAGACCACGCGCGGGGTGCAGCGCACGCTGCCGGTGTTTCCGAACATCGTGGGCGAGCAGCTGACAGCGCTGCTCGGCGACATCCGGCCCGCGGCGATCAAGCTCGGAATGCTGGCGTCGGACGACGTGCTGCTGCGCGTGGCGAACGTGCTCGACGGCCACGACGACATCCCGCGCGTGGTCGATCCGGTGCTTCGCGCGAGCGACGGCTCGTACCTGCTCGAGCGACGCGCGTGGAGGAGCCTGGTCGAGCGGCTGATCGCCGGCGCGCGGCTGGTGACTCCGAACCTTCCGGAGGCCGAGACACTGACTGGAGAGAGCGATCCTCTCCGCGCGGCGCAGGCGTTCCTGGACGCAGGCGCGCAGGCGGTGCTGGTGAAGGCCGGCCACGGTGAGGGCCCGGCCGACGACCTGCTCGCGACCCGCGAGGGAGTCACCTGGCTTCGCGGCGAGCGCATCGCGGGCGCCCCGGTGCACGGCACCGGCTGCGCGCTCTCCGCCGCGATCGCGGCGCGTCTCGCGCACGGCGAGCCGCTTCTCGACGCCGTGCGCGGAGCGAAGGCCTTCGTCGCGCGCGCGATCGCGGGCGCGCAGCCGCTCGGCAAGGGCGCGCCGATCCTGCGTCTGGCCGTCGCGGAGGGCTACTTCACCCGCTCGATGTAG
- a CDS encoding metallophosphoesterase family protein, with product MPAVVSRLLPLVVLLPLAGSALAQTLTKLPMPQSFRANELRVQWETDANPVGTVNALDLGLSSPAERSVLAQQTIALAADRFVHRAVATGLAPETSYVYRVRSGATSSATYPVRTAPLADSSFRMAWIADNQNQAGTSFLSVLEQIVPFAPDVIGHADDTVQNGPVLSEWQTQYFDPLASASALGQRTPVLVARGNHDGGSPPALAYHWLPENGHWYAETIGRVRFVFMESNVVLPAQDEYLRAELASPAAQNAEFLVVVSHHPPYTNLWDQPGWDGEPYVRDVWVPIFEEFGVDLVISGHAHCYQRGARNGVTYTVVGGAGGALDTVFIPPGWSFIEVARPVHHFAIMDVSPGRLVWNAYDLSGSSIDSFELARSAQIPVFPTGSEAF from the coding sequence GTGCCCGCGGTCGTCTCCAGACTGTTGCCGCTCGTCGTCCTGCTGCCGCTCGCGGGTTCGGCCCTCGCACAGACGCTGACCAAGCTGCCGATGCCGCAGAGCTTCCGCGCGAACGAGCTGCGCGTGCAGTGGGAGACGGACGCGAACCCGGTCGGGACGGTGAACGCGCTGGACCTCGGGCTCTCGAGCCCGGCGGAACGCTCGGTGCTCGCGCAGCAGACGATCGCGCTCGCGGCCGATCGCTTCGTCCACCGCGCGGTCGCGACCGGGCTCGCCCCCGAGACATCGTACGTGTACCGCGTGCGCAGCGGCGCGACATCGAGCGCGACCTACCCGGTGCGCACGGCGCCGCTCGCCGACTCGAGCTTCCGCATGGCGTGGATCGCCGACAACCAGAACCAGGCCGGCACGTCCTTCCTCTCGGTGCTCGAGCAGATCGTCCCCTTCGCGCCCGACGTGATCGGCCACGCGGACGACACCGTTCAGAACGGTCCGGTGCTCTCCGAGTGGCAGACGCAGTACTTCGACCCGCTCGCTTCGGCGTCGGCTCTGGGGCAGCGCACCCCGGTCCTGGTCGCGCGCGGGAACCACGACGGCGGCTCGCCCCCTGCGCTCGCCTACCACTGGCTGCCCGAGAACGGGCACTGGTACGCCGAGACGATCGGCCGAGTGCGGTTCGTCTTCATGGAGTCGAACGTCGTTCTTCCCGCGCAGGACGAGTACCTGCGCGCCGAGCTCGCTTCGCCCGCCGCCCAGAACGCCGAGTTCCTCGTAGTGGTCTCTCATCACCCGCCCTACACGAATCTGTGGGACCAGCCCGGATGGGACGGCGAGCCTTACGTCCGCGACGTCTGGGTCCCGATCTTCGAGGAGTTCGGCGTCGACCTGGTGATCAGCGGACATGCCCACTGCTACCAGCGCGGCGCGCGAAACGGAGTGACCTACACCGTCGTGGGCGGTGCGGGCGGCGCGCTCGACACCGTCTTCATCCCTCCAGGCTGGAGCTTCATCGAGGTCGCGCGACCCGTTCACCACTTCGCGATCATGGACGTCTCGCCCGGCAGGCTGGTCTGGAACGCCTACGATCTTTCCGGCAGCTCGATCGACTCCTTCGAGCTCGCGCGGTCGGCACAGATCCCGGTCTTCCCGACCGGGTCGGAGGCGTTCTGA
- a CDS encoding cupin domain-containing protein, protein MKVLRWDAPAWSFSSEKLKKVGLFASERFFLDLYCLEPGQSQTPHAHAGSDKVYLVTEGRARVRVGEEERTLSAGEAAIAPSGESHGVANDSGERAVLLVLMAPPPGKSA, encoded by the coding sequence ATGAAGGTTTTGCGCTGGGACGCGCCGGCCTGGTCCTTCTCGAGCGAGAAGCTGAAGAAGGTCGGGCTGTTCGCGTCGGAGCGGTTCTTCCTCGACCTGTACTGCCTGGAGCCCGGCCAGTCCCAGACCCCGCACGCGCACGCCGGCAGCGACAAGGTCTATCTCGTGACCGAGGGCCGGGCGCGAGTGCGCGTGGGCGAAGAGGAGCGAACGCTCTCCGCCGGCGAGGCGGCGATCGCTCCGTCGGGCGAGTCGCACGGGGTCGCGAACGACTCCGGCGAGCGCGCGGTCCTGCTGGTGCTGATGGCCCCGCCGCCGGGAAAGAGCGCGTAA
- a CDS encoding Mrp/NBP35 family ATP-binding protein: MASPSESEILDALRPILDPDFKRSIVDLGFVKNVRVVDGRVSFDIELTTPACPVKERFQKDAREAVARLPGVREVEVKMTAQTRGSANTARPEGLDKVKNVVAVASGKGGVGKSTVSVNLAAALARTGATVGLLDCDIYGPSIPLMLGISGRPQVTPDKKIVPLQSQGLRLMSIGFLAGEDAPVIWRGPMVHGVIRQFLADVKWGELDYLILDLPPGTGDAALTICQTAPLAGAVIVTTPQEMSLIDARKGLQMFRRVNVPVLGIVENMSFFVCDGCSKRHTLFGEGGADRAANELDTEVIGRLPLQPDVVAAGDAGRPTVISSPDSPAALEFHSIAGIVARKLAMLAAEAPPVLGGNLEWVNTPR; this comes from the coding sequence ATGGCCAGCCCCTCCGAGAGCGAGATCCTCGACGCGCTTCGCCCGATCCTGGATCCGGATTTCAAACGTTCGATCGTCGACCTGGGCTTCGTGAAGAACGTGCGCGTCGTCGACGGGCGCGTCTCGTTCGACATCGAGCTCACCACCCCCGCGTGCCCGGTGAAGGAGCGCTTCCAGAAGGACGCGCGCGAGGCGGTCGCCCGGCTCCCCGGCGTGCGCGAGGTCGAGGTGAAGATGACCGCGCAGACGCGCGGATCGGCGAACACCGCGCGGCCCGAGGGCCTCGACAAGGTGAAGAACGTGGTCGCGGTGGCGAGCGGAAAGGGCGGCGTCGGCAAGTCGACGGTCTCCGTGAATCTCGCCGCGGCGCTCGCCCGGACCGGGGCGACGGTGGGCCTGCTCGACTGCGACATCTACGGGCCGTCGATCCCGCTCATGCTCGGGATCAGCGGGCGCCCGCAGGTGACGCCGGACAAGAAGATCGTGCCGCTGCAGAGCCAGGGCCTGCGGCTGATGTCGATCGGATTCCTGGCTGGCGAGGACGCGCCGGTGATCTGGCGCGGGCCGATGGTGCACGGCGTGATCCGGCAGTTCCTCGCGGACGTGAAGTGGGGCGAGCTCGACTACCTGATCCTCGACCTTCCGCCGGGCACGGGCGACGCGGCGCTCACGATCTGCCAGACGGCGCCGCTCGCGGGCGCGGTGATCGTGACCACGCCGCAGGAGATGTCGCTGATCGACGCGCGCAAGGGTCTGCAGATGTTCCGGCGCGTGAACGTGCCGGTGCTCGGGATCGTCGAGAACATGAGCTTCTTCGTCTGCGACGGCTGCTCGAAGCGCCATACACTCTTCGGTGAAGGCGGCGCGGACCGCGCCGCAAACGAGCTCGACACCGAGGTGATCGGCCGGCTGCCGCTCCAGCCCGACGTGGTCGCTGCGGGCGACGCGGGCAGGCCGACGGTGATCTCCTCGCCCGACTCGCCGGCCGCGCTCGAGTTCCACTCGATCGCCGGGATCGTCGCGCGCAAGCTCGCGATGCTCGCCGCAGAGGCGCCGCCGGTGCTCGGCGGGAACCTCGAGTGGGTGAACACGCCCCGATGA
- a CDS encoding MGMT family protein encodes MSVLPDGLQGYQSILLRQDSRRRPDTARIARGGNGLGDGSYQRIWSVVRRIPRGRVATYGQVARVAGLPRQARMVGYALHALPEQVAGSVPWQRVINAQGRISARAFPGSEAVQRRLLEREGVAFDRRDRVDLDRFGWRVRTRSRRA; translated from the coding sequence ATGTCTGTTCTCCCTGACGGGCTGCAGGGGTACCAAAGCATACTCCTACGTCAAGATTCCCGACGACGGCCCGATACGGCTAGAATCGCGCGCGGGGGAAACGGCTTGGGCGACGGCTCGTACCAGCGGATCTGGTCGGTGGTGCGACGCATCCCGCGCGGCCGGGTGGCGACCTACGGGCAGGTCGCGCGCGTCGCGGGGCTGCCCCGGCAGGCGCGAATGGTCGGCTACGCGCTACACGCGCTGCCCGAGCAGGTCGCGGGCTCGGTCCCCTGGCAGCGCGTGATCAACGCGCAGGGGCGAATCTCGGCGCGCGCGTTCCCGGGCAGCGAGGCGGTTCAGCGCCGCCTGCTCGAACGCGAGGGCGTCGCCTTCGATCGACGCGACCGCGTCGATCTCGACCGCTTCGGCTGGCGCGTCCGCACGCGCTCGCGGAGGGCCTAG
- a CDS encoding LLM class flavin-dependent oxidoreductase, with protein MPRRLRFGLWYDFRNPPRWHQDPTRLYRGIVEQCVRAEALGWDDVWLSEHHFIDDGYTPSMLPLACAIAARTRTIQIGTSVLLLPLHDPLRVAEDAATVDVMSGGRFQLGVAGGYRKGEFTGFGIPSSERAARMNEALPILRQLLAGERVTTSDARFYRYTDADLRPLPVQKPMKLWVGGFSEPAVRRAARLGDAYISTGPIAPLAAIYRDELRRLGKDPDAHEIASGITWLLVSRDPERRWREAEAHFLYQINLYAQWFGEAGMQIAAVAKSRADLASRGAMIVSPEQAIEAIRSYAAAQPITRFYGWTLPPGLPPEWVDEHLELFAREVIPQVRTVS; from the coding sequence ATGCCGCGACGTCTGCGCTTCGGGCTCTGGTACGACTTCCGCAACCCGCCGCGCTGGCATCAGGACCCGACGCGGCTCTACCGAGGGATCGTCGAGCAGTGCGTGCGCGCCGAGGCGCTGGGCTGGGACGACGTCTGGCTGAGCGAGCACCACTTCATCGACGACGGCTACACCCCGTCGATGCTTCCGCTCGCCTGCGCGATCGCCGCTCGCACGCGCACGATCCAGATCGGCACGAGCGTCCTGCTGCTGCCGCTCCACGATCCGCTGCGCGTCGCCGAGGACGCCGCCACCGTCGACGTGATGAGCGGCGGGCGCTTCCAGCTCGGCGTCGCGGGCGGGTACCGGAAGGGCGAGTTCACCGGCTTCGGGATCCCGTCGAGCGAGCGCGCCGCGCGAATGAACGAGGCGCTGCCGATCCTGCGCCAGCTCCTCGCGGGAGAGCGCGTCACCACCTCCGACGCGCGCTTCTACCGCTACACCGACGCGGATCTGCGCCCGCTTCCGGTGCAGAAGCCGATGAAGCTCTGGGTCGGCGGGTTCTCGGAGCCGGCGGTGCGACGCGCGGCGCGGCTCGGCGACGCGTACATCTCCACCGGCCCGATCGCGCCGCTCGCTGCGATCTACCGCGACGAGCTGCGCCGGCTCGGCAAGGACCCCGACGCGCACGAGATCGCATCGGGCATCACGTGGCTGCTGGTCTCGCGCGATCCCGAGCGGCGCTGGCGCGAGGCCGAGGCGCACTTCCTGTACCAGATCAATCTGTACGCGCAGTGGTTCGGAGAGGCCGGAATGCAGATCGCCGCGGTCGCGAAGAGCCGCGCGGACCTCGCCAGCCGCGGCGCGATGATCGTCTCGCCCGAGCAGGCGATCGAGGCGATCCGAAGCTATGCGGCCGCGCAGCCGATCACGCGCTTCTACGGCTGGACGCTCCCGCCCGGGCTGCCGCCCGAGTGGGTGGACGAGCATCTCGAGCTCTTCGCGCGCGAGGTGATCCCGCAGGTCCGCACGGTTTCCTGA
- a CDS encoding alpha-L-glutamate ligase-like protein, with amino-acid sequence MTIAAKLREAGVLGMNRRNSVFTMRWNPRRFYPRVDDKLETKRLLRDAGIPTARVLAVARVHSEVRKMLAELDAYPSFVLKPAHGAMGNGILVVLERDGEWYRRPGGKWIDRRALFYHSASIISGAYALGGQPDVAFAEERLEVHPELVAITSEGVPDVRVIVYRGVPVMSMTRLPTQRSRGRANLHQGAVGAGIEIDTGCTNHAVLGGKPVPVHPDTQEPVIGRAIPEWTRALEIAVRASDQTGLGYVGADVVIDANHGPLILELNARPGLAIQVANRMGLLPRLEAVDARVRPAMNWPERIALGAEIAREAREGRKA; translated from the coding sequence TTGACGATCGCCGCGAAGCTGCGCGAGGCGGGCGTGCTCGGCATGAACCGCCGCAACTCCGTGTTCACGATGCGCTGGAACCCGCGGCGCTTCTACCCGCGCGTGGACGACAAGCTCGAGACCAAGCGTCTGCTCCGCGACGCTGGCATTCCGACGGCGCGCGTGCTCGCGGTCGCGCGCGTGCACTCCGAGGTGCGCAAGATGCTGGCCGAGCTCGACGCCTACCCGTCGTTCGTGCTGAAGCCCGCGCACGGCGCGATGGGAAACGGAATCCTCGTGGTGCTCGAGCGCGACGGCGAGTGGTACCGGCGACCCGGCGGCAAGTGGATCGACCGGCGCGCGCTCTTCTACCACTCCGCGAGCATCATCTCGGGAGCGTACGCACTCGGCGGACAGCCCGACGTCGCCTTCGCCGAGGAGCGCCTCGAGGTCCACCCGGAGCTGGTCGCGATCACGAGCGAAGGCGTTCCCGACGTCCGCGTGATCGTCTATCGCGGCGTGCCGGTGATGTCGATGACGCGCCTGCCGACGCAGCGATCGCGCGGACGCGCGAACCTGCACCAGGGCGCCGTCGGCGCGGGGATCGAGATCGACACCGGTTGCACCAATCACGCCGTGCTCGGCGGTAAGCCCGTGCCGGTGCACCCGGACACGCAGGAGCCGGTGATCGGACGCGCGATTCCGGAGTGGACGCGGGCGCTCGAGATCGCGGTGCGCGCGAGCGATCAGACCGGGCTTGGCTACGTCGGGGCGGACGTGGTGATCGACGCGAACCACGGACCGCTGATCCTGGAGCTGAACGCCCGGCCCGGACTCGCGATCCAGGTCGCGAATCGGATGGGACTCCTGCCGCGGCTCGAGGCGGTCGACGCGCGGGTCCGTCCGGCCATGAACTGGCCCGAGCGGATCGCGCTCGGCGCCGAGATCGCGCGCGAGGCGCGCGAGGGACGGAAAGCTTGA
- a CDS encoding succinylglutamate desuccinylase/aspartoacylase family protein translates to MDANRSQRLALLALAGLTLWAGTARAQGLEFLGQPIAPGDQRRLPLPVSETFVGEEASTPVIVVAGTLPGPVLCLTAGIHGDELNGIEVVRRSLDRSKPDELKGTLIGIPIVNLAAFRRSTRYMPDRRDLNRFFPGRPRGSSAARLAHSVFERVIRSCDALVDVHSGSFHRTNLPQVRGDLRRPEVLKLARAFGSEIAIHNEGRFGTLRRAASEAGIPAITYEAGEPMRFQTDEIERGVRGVERMLGQLGMRVAKSGEAPEPALYYRARWIRVDDGGILASRAKLGDVVKANQVLGTVFDPISNEKSTIRASHQGRVIGIALDQLVMPGFAAFHIATDEPMDGSANPPAAMLPTVDEGASVGRTEFEERPD, encoded by the coding sequence ATGGACGCGAATCGGAGCCAACGCCTCGCGCTTCTCGCGCTCGCGGGCCTGACCCTCTGGGCGGGGACCGCTCGTGCGCAGGGGCTCGAGTTTCTCGGTCAGCCGATCGCGCCGGGCGACCAGCGGCGGCTGCCGCTCCCGGTCTCGGAGACGTTCGTGGGCGAGGAGGCCTCGACGCCGGTGATCGTGGTGGCGGGGACGCTTCCCGGTCCGGTCCTCTGCCTCACCGCCGGAATCCACGGCGACGAGCTGAACGGGATCGAGGTCGTGCGGCGCTCGCTGGACCGCTCCAAGCCCGACGAGCTGAAGGGCACGCTGATCGGGATTCCGATCGTGAACCTCGCCGCGTTCCGGCGCAGCACTCGCTACATGCCGGACCGGCGCGACCTGAACCGGTTCTTCCCCGGACGACCCCGCGGCTCCAGCGCCGCGAGGCTCGCCCATTCGGTCTTCGAGCGGGTGATCCGAAGCTGTGACGCGCTGGTCGACGTGCACTCGGGATCGTTCCACCGCACGAATCTTCCCCAGGTTCGCGGCGACCTGCGCCGGCCCGAGGTCCTGAAGCTCGCGCGCGCCTTCGGCAGCGAGATCGCGATCCACAACGAGGGGCGCTTTGGCACCCTGCGGCGCGCGGCGAGCGAAGCCGGAATTCCCGCGATCACCTACGAGGCCGGCGAGCCGATGCGCTTCCAGACCGACGAGATCGAGCGCGGCGTGCGCGGCGTCGAGCGCATGCTCGGGCAGCTCGGGATGCGGGTGGCGAAGTCCGGCGAGGCGCCGGAGCCCGCGCTGTACTACCGCGCGCGCTGGATTCGCGTGGACGATGGTGGGATTCTCGCGTCGCGCGCCAAGCTCGGCGACGTGGTGAAGGCGAATCAGGTGCTGGGCACCGTCTTCGATCCGATCTCGAACGAGAAGTCCACGATCCGCGCGTCGCACCAGGGACGGGTGATCGGCATCGCGCTCGACCAGCTCGTGATGCCTGGCTTCGCCGCGTTCCACATCGCGACGGACGAGCCGATGGACGGCAGCGCGAACCCGCCGGCCGCCATGCTGCCGACCGTGGACGAGGGCGCGAGCGTCGGGCGCACGGAGTTCGAGGAGCGACCCGATTAG
- a CDS encoding TetR/AcrR family transcriptional regulator, translated as MQENAAVEPRRSRAESKEATRKALLYAGLLELIEHGLDTPSLDRICARAGFTRGAFYVHFKDRDDFMVEVTDWVLSGVLDRMVGVAVGGDLETALGRFTAFVVQRDLPLVGSVPVATHRVLESIARSDKLKQRFAELMRGAASRLAGLVANGRVRRDLEPGQTASLLIAIGIGALSLADTGVSMGEAELKEGILRLLEP; from the coding sequence ATGCAGGAGAACGCGGCTGTCGAGCCGCGCCGCAGCCGCGCCGAGTCGAAGGAGGCGACGCGCAAGGCGCTGCTCTACGCGGGGCTTCTCGAGCTGATCGAGCACGGCCTCGACACCCCGAGTCTGGACAGGATCTGCGCCCGAGCCGGATTCACCCGCGGCGCGTTCTACGTGCACTTCAAGGACCGCGACGACTTCATGGTCGAGGTCACCGACTGGGTCCTCTCGGGAGTTCTCGACCGGATGGTCGGAGTGGCGGTCGGGGGCGATCTCGAGACGGCCCTCGGCCGCTTCACCGCTTTCGTCGTCCAGCGCGACCTGCCGCTGGTCGGCAGCGTTCCGGTCGCCACGCACCGGGTTCTCGAGTCGATCGCCCGATCCGACAAGCTGAAGCAACGCTTCGCCGAGCTGATGCGCGGGGCGGCTTCGCGGCTCGCGGGCCTGGTGGCGAACGGCCGGGTGCGGCGGGATCTCGAGCCCGGGCAGACCGCCTCGCTTCTGATCGCGATCGGAATCGGGGCGCTGTCCCTCGCGGACACGGGCGTCAGCATGGGCGAAGCCGAGCTGAAAGAGGGAATCCTCCGCCTGCTCGAGCCCTGA